A stretch of Bordetella genomosp. 13 DNA encodes these proteins:
- a CDS encoding LysR substrate-binding domain-containing protein encodes MRLPLSTLPVFRCVAEMQNLRAAAAALHLTHSAVSQQIKTLETQLGFALFDRRGRGVVLNAAGEALLRSVQPALGLLEDGMQAAAAVASGTEQRLRITVLPSFAQRWLLPRMGDWRAQHPHLALEIDASQNLVDLHRAGLHAAIRYGRGPWHGLESEPLLDAPLPWIVVGSPSAARRLLGAPPEAYTREPLLGEDELWHAWFKAAGVRAQVKPVAVFNDAGLLLQAAEQQIGLALTRELLAADALAAGKLVRLSPLSVPYEDTQTYHLAYRPELRDWPPLRALRLWLRQELRAAQTKLRHMPESG; translated from the coding sequence ATGCGTCTTCCCCTGAGCACCCTGCCCGTCTTCCGCTGCGTGGCCGAAATGCAGAACTTGCGCGCGGCCGCGGCGGCGCTGCATCTCACGCATAGCGCCGTCAGCCAGCAGATCAAGACGCTGGAAACGCAGCTCGGTTTCGCGCTGTTCGATCGACGCGGCCGCGGCGTGGTGCTGAACGCGGCGGGAGAAGCACTGCTGCGCAGCGTGCAGCCGGCACTGGGCCTGCTGGAGGATGGCATGCAGGCGGCCGCCGCCGTGGCCAGCGGCACCGAGCAGCGGCTGCGCATCACTGTCCTGCCCTCCTTCGCGCAACGCTGGCTGTTGCCCCGCATGGGCGACTGGCGCGCACAGCATCCGCATCTGGCTCTGGAGATCGATGCCTCGCAAAACTTGGTGGACCTGCACCGCGCGGGGCTGCACGCGGCGATACGTTATGGGCGCGGCCCATGGCATGGACTCGAGTCGGAGCCCTTGCTGGATGCCCCATTGCCCTGGATCGTGGTCGGCTCGCCCTCGGCCGCCCGCAGGCTGCTGGGTGCACCGCCGGAGGCTTACACGCGCGAACCCCTGCTGGGCGAGGACGAGTTGTGGCATGCGTGGTTCAAGGCGGCCGGCGTACGTGCTCAAGTGAAGCCCGTGGCGGTGTTCAACGATGCGGGGCTGCTTTTGCAAGCCGCGGAACAGCAGATCGGCCTGGCATTGACGCGCGAACTACTGGCCGCGGACGCACTGGCCGCCGGCAAGCTGGTGCGGCTGTCACCCCTGTCCGTACCTTATGAGGACACGCAGACCTACCACCTTGCGTACAGGCCGGAGCTGCGCGATTGGCCTCCGCTGCGGGCCCTGCGCCTCTGGCTGCGGCAGGAACTGCGGGCCGCGCAAACCAAACTGCGCCATATGCCCGAATCAGGGTAG
- a CDS encoding alkaline phosphatase D family protein, which translates to MDRRKFLKWGSFLTVSVATTGLAGCGGSDDDDDDNGNGDGGAGGGSTRYTYPQGIASGDPRPDGIILWTRVIGEDGAAVPVTVQLARDEAFTQLLVNERISAEPDWDHTVRHKVTGLDAGTNYYYRFVAGDNASVIGRTRTAPADSAAVAQLRFAFISCQDWSVNHWAAFDEMLKEDLDFIVHLGDYVYETVDAAFQTGVVESAHGALTLPDGTRRDDGAIYATTLADYRTLYRSYRSDPRLQALHARFPMIAIWDDHEFSDDCWEDRQTYAVGEDETPRTSRRRSANQAWFEFMPADVRLDLNDPSFDNIQIYRAFRFGSLATLVMTDERLYRSDHVLPEQEAGSEIGSRYFVPKATLAGVEAMKMGAAGGTLTPVSILGDTQRAWWKTQLRDSTTTWNLWGNEVSLLRMQFNGIQAVAALLTQGLVASTPALSSAAGQILTALVLDLAAADKTGAQPVTTYPNLSALLAAPPLNVPPANIAVITAALDGQLPPSILLDEYLLNADQWDGFNAERKDMMAFVRDENIQNLVALTGDIHAFFAGPVMDDYDAATPVPVMVDLVTAGVSSNSFFSYFKNVVDSNPVFSAAKPLIYSEAAGVITNAFNDTLTQFNSNWLRYIETDAQGFAVVTLTPSQLVCSFKRLKPLDGDRAPASPAVESETILRIAAGTPDVIVDPAT; encoded by the coding sequence ATGGACCGCAGAAAATTCCTGAAATGGGGCAGCTTCCTCACCGTCTCCGTCGCCACCACCGGCCTGGCGGGCTGTGGCGGCAGCGACGATGATGACGATGACAACGGCAATGGCGACGGCGGCGCTGGCGGCGGCTCGACCCGCTACACCTATCCGCAAGGCATCGCCTCGGGCGACCCGCGGCCGGACGGCATCATCCTGTGGACCCGCGTGATCGGCGAGGATGGCGCAGCCGTTCCGGTGACCGTGCAGTTGGCGCGCGACGAAGCTTTCACGCAACTGCTGGTGAACGAACGCATCAGCGCCGAGCCCGATTGGGATCACACCGTGCGCCACAAGGTCACCGGCCTGGATGCCGGCACGAACTACTACTACCGTTTCGTGGCCGGCGACAACGCGAGCGTCATCGGCCGCACGCGCACCGCGCCCGCCGACAGCGCCGCGGTGGCGCAGCTGCGCTTCGCCTTCATCTCCTGTCAGGACTGGAGCGTGAACCATTGGGCCGCGTTCGATGAGATGCTGAAGGAAGACCTGGACTTCATCGTGCACCTGGGCGACTACGTGTACGAGACGGTGGACGCGGCCTTCCAGACCGGCGTCGTCGAAAGCGCCCATGGCGCGCTGACGCTGCCCGATGGCACGCGCCGCGACGATGGCGCGATCTATGCGACCACGCTGGCCGACTATCGCACGCTGTACCGCAGCTACCGTTCGGATCCGCGCCTGCAGGCGCTGCATGCGCGCTTTCCCATGATCGCGATCTGGGACGACCACGAGTTCTCGGACGATTGCTGGGAAGACCGCCAGACATACGCGGTGGGCGAGGACGAGACGCCGCGCACCAGCCGCCGCCGCAGCGCGAACCAGGCCTGGTTCGAGTTCATGCCGGCCGACGTGCGCCTGGACCTGAACGATCCGTCCTTCGACAACATCCAGATCTACCGCGCCTTCCGCTTCGGCAGCCTTGCCACGCTGGTGATGACCGACGAGCGCCTGTATCGCAGCGACCACGTTCTTCCGGAGCAGGAAGCCGGCAGCGAGATCGGCAGCCGCTATTTCGTGCCCAAGGCAACGCTGGCGGGCGTGGAAGCGATGAAAATGGGCGCCGCGGGCGGCACGCTGACGCCCGTGTCGATCCTGGGCGATACCCAGCGCGCGTGGTGGAAGACGCAGCTGCGCGACAGCACCACGACATGGAATCTCTGGGGCAATGAAGTCTCGCTGCTGCGCATGCAGTTCAACGGCATCCAGGCCGTGGCAGCGCTTCTCACGCAGGGGCTGGTTGCCTCCACGCCGGCCCTCTCCTCGGCGGCAGGCCAGATTCTTACCGCACTGGTGCTGGACCTGGCCGCCGCGGACAAGACCGGGGCGCAGCCTGTGACGACCTATCCCAACCTTTCCGCACTGCTCGCCGCCCCTCCGCTGAACGTACCGCCGGCGAACATTGCCGTCATCACGGCCGCGCTGGACGGCCAGTTGCCGCCGTCGATCCTGTTGGACGAGTATCTGCTCAATGCCGACCAGTGGGACGGCTTCAATGCCGAGCGCAAGGACATGATGGCGTTCGTGCGCGACGAAAACATCCAGAACCTGGTGGCGCTGACGGGCGACATCCATGCCTTCTTCGCCGGGCCGGTGATGGACGACTACGACGCGGCGACGCCCGTTCCCGTGATGGTGGACCTGGTCACGGCGGGCGTGTCGAGCAACTCGTTCTTCAGCTACTTCAAGAACGTGGTGGATAGCAACCCGGTGTTCTCGGCGGCCAAACCGCTTATCTATAGCGAAGCCGCGGGCGTGATCACCAACGCGTTCAACGACACGCTGACGCAGTTCAACTCCAACTGGCTGCGCTATATCGAGACCGACGCGCAGGGCTTTGCCGTGGTGACGCTGACGCCGAGCCAGCTGGTGTGCAGCTTCAAGAGGCTGAAGCCGCTGGACGGCGACCGCGCGCCCGCCTCGCCGGCCGTCGAGTCGGAGACCATTCTGCGGATCGCCGCCGGTACTCCCGACGTGATCGTGGACCCGGCGACCTGA
- a CDS encoding DUF3772 domain-containing protein gives MTFSHFRRSHRLYAWLLCCCLALASLMAAGAVHAQQEDVADAEAKLTEARERIDTIRKGLEGKPSDSDLNQWRADVQKVQSQADALAEALTPQLADVTARLNQLGPVSEEVKEAPDVAEQRRELGKSSSSIDAQIKLARLLSVEAGQTAERISALRRTQFQETLGERRGTFLSGGFWRDLRSEMPRDLSRAGNLGRDLLAGMRGTPAWAWLALAALLAALLFVRRWLRALLLKLTSTRVPPGRLRRSFLAAAFALLGAAVPGAVAALINVGLTWNGALPDATQTLLADLVGVICLAGYIAGMGYALLSASRPSWRLLPLPDAVAEGLRWLPGSLAILAVAVWLSQRLPALLNVSLTTTIALNNLAAAALGVVLVVALRRGERLRRQAAAAAAPADADQPTPPRPFWVGVATNLAWAALIVGLAGLLIGYAAFGSFVIGQVLWVLIVLSSAYLISLLLEDGFTTVLAGKQQEEKTPQSQLRQQAAVLLSGASRIAVLAVAAVLLVSPFGEGPSELIHRLGLLHRGLQIGEVQLRPGSLVQALMALALGVLAVRVLKRWLTERYLPTTNFDPGMQTSAATLFGYAGIVFAVSLSLSVLGLGLERVAWIASALSVGIGFGLQAVVQNFVSGLILLAERPVRVGDWVSLGGIEGDIQRINVRATEIQMGDRSTVIVPNSEFITKTVRNVTHSNPLGRVQIRLPMPLSTHAAEVRDLMLSAFSEREEILETPAADVFLDGIEGDRLIFNAVGYVSSPRAAYVVRSKLLFEILQRLAAAGLEMAPQATMLLRDARHEAEAAQPPGSSAVPPPRDDLAAQASGSADMGPPPPPRA, from the coding sequence ATGACCTTCTCCCACTTCCGTCGCTCCCACCGCCTGTATGCCTGGCTGCTGTGCTGCTGCCTGGCGCTGGCCTCCCTCATGGCGGCCGGCGCGGTCCATGCGCAGCAGGAAGACGTGGCCGACGCCGAGGCCAAGCTGACCGAGGCACGCGAGCGCATCGACACCATCCGCAAGGGTCTGGAGGGCAAACCCAGCGATAGCGACCTCAACCAATGGCGCGCCGACGTGCAGAAGGTCCAGTCGCAGGCCGACGCGCTCGCCGAGGCGCTGACGCCGCAATTGGCGGACGTGACGGCGCGCCTGAACCAGCTGGGCCCCGTGTCCGAAGAGGTGAAGGAAGCGCCGGACGTGGCCGAGCAACGGCGCGAACTGGGCAAGTCCAGCAGCAGCATCGACGCGCAGATCAAGCTGGCGCGCCTACTGTCGGTAGAAGCCGGCCAGACCGCCGAGCGCATATCCGCGCTACGGCGCACACAATTCCAGGAAACGCTGGGCGAAAGACGCGGCACCTTTCTTTCCGGCGGCTTCTGGCGGGATCTGCGCAGCGAGATGCCGCGTGACCTGAGCCGTGCGGGCAACCTGGGCCGGGACCTGCTGGCCGGCATGCGCGGCACGCCGGCCTGGGCATGGCTGGCGCTGGCGGCACTGCTGGCCGCACTGCTGTTCGTGCGGCGATGGCTGCGGGCCCTGCTGCTGAAGCTGACCAGCACGCGGGTTCCGCCCGGCCGCCTGCGCCGCTCCTTCCTGGCGGCTGCGTTCGCGCTGCTGGGCGCGGCGGTGCCCGGCGCGGTCGCCGCGCTGATCAATGTGGGCCTGACCTGGAACGGCGCGCTGCCCGACGCAACGCAGACCCTGCTTGCCGACCTGGTCGGCGTCATCTGTCTGGCTGGCTATATCGCGGGGATGGGCTACGCATTGCTGTCGGCCAGTCGGCCCTCGTGGCGCCTGCTGCCGCTGCCCGATGCCGTGGCGGAAGGGCTGCGCTGGCTGCCCGGCAGCCTGGCCATACTGGCGGTGGCGGTGTGGCTGTCGCAACGTCTGCCTGCCCTGCTCAATGTCAGCCTGACCACCACCATCGCGCTCAATAATCTCGCGGCCGCCGCGCTCGGCGTGGTACTGGTCGTGGCGCTGCGGCGGGGCGAACGGCTGCGGCGCCAGGCCGCAGCGGCGGCGGCGCCCGCCGATGCCGATCAGCCCACGCCGCCGCGGCCGTTCTGGGTCGGGGTCGCCACCAACCTGGCGTGGGCGGCTCTGATCGTGGGGCTGGCGGGACTGCTGATCGGATACGCCGCGTTCGGCAGCTTCGTGATCGGGCAGGTGCTGTGGGTGCTGATCGTGCTGTCCTCGGCCTACCTCATCTCGCTGTTGCTGGAGGACGGCTTCACCACGGTGCTGGCCGGCAAGCAGCAGGAAGAGAAGACGCCGCAGTCGCAGTTGCGCCAGCAGGCCGCGGTGCTGCTGTCGGGCGCCAGCCGCATCGCCGTGCTGGCGGTGGCTGCCGTGCTGCTGGTAAGCCCGTTCGGCGAAGGGCCGAGCGAACTCATCCATCGCCTGGGGCTGCTGCATCGCGGCCTGCAGATCGGCGAGGTGCAGTTGCGCCCCGGGTCGCTGGTGCAGGCCTTGATGGCGCTGGCCCTAGGCGTGCTGGCGGTGCGCGTGCTCAAGCGCTGGCTGACCGAACGCTATCTTCCCACCACCAATTTCGACCCGGGCATGCAGACCTCGGCCGCCACGCTGTTTGGCTATGCCGGCATCGTGTTCGCCGTCTCGCTGTCGCTGTCCGTGCTGGGCCTGGGACTGGAGCGGGTCGCGTGGATCGCCAGCGCCCTGTCGGTGGGCATCGGTTTCGGCCTGCAGGCGGTGGTGCAGAACTTCGTGTCGGGGCTGATACTGCTGGCCGAACGGCCAGTGCGCGTGGGCGACTGGGTATCGCTGGGCGGCATCGAGGGCGACATCCAGCGCATCAACGTGCGCGCGACCGAGATCCAGATGGGCGACCGTTCGACGGTGATCGTGCCGAACTCGGAATTCATCACCAAGACCGTGCGCAACGTCACGCACTCGAATCCGCTGGGGCGCGTGCAGATACGCCTGCCCATGCCGCTCAGCACGCATGCGGCCGAGGTGCGCGACCTGATGCTGTCGGCCTTCTCCGAGCGCGAAGAGATATTGGAGACGCCCGCCGCCGACGTGTTCCTGGACGGCATCGAAGGCGACCGGCTGATATTCAACGCCGTGGGCTATGTAAGTTCGCCGCGCGCGGCCTATGTGGTGCGCAGCAAGCTGCTGTTCGAGATTCTGCAGCGCCTGGCCGCCGCAGGACTGGAGATGGCACCGCAGGCGACCATGTTGCTGCGCGATGCGCGGCACGAGGCCGAGGCCGCGCAGCCGCCCGGCAGCAGCGCGGTGCCGCCGCCCCGCGACGACCTCGCGGCCCAGGCGTCGGGCTCGGCCGACATGGGTCCTCCGCCTCCGCCCAGGGCCTGA
- a CDS encoding EamA family transporter, giving the protein MPLSHLLLALSVVFVWGTNFVVIKWGLDEFPSFLFSALRFVLSALPWVFLLKRPAVPWTRMAALGTLLSVGQFGLLYWAMRHDISPGLASLVVQAQVFFTILLSMAISGERLRPLQVLALGLAVAGYVVVAWHSIIDPAAAVTLAGLAMVLSAAFCWGCANTLVRTAGKVNMLALTTWSCLYGCVPVLVLSLLVDGPQEIAHALANATWHGWLAVLWQALGNTTFAFGVWNWLMARHPASTVAPTALLVPVFGMLSSAWLVAEPLPDWKLYAAVLVLGGLALNLYSGRLAARRHA; this is encoded by the coding sequence ATGCCCTTATCCCACCTGCTGCTGGCGTTGTCCGTCGTCTTCGTATGGGGCACGAATTTCGTCGTCATCAAGTGGGGGCTGGACGAGTTCCCCTCGTTCCTCTTCTCCGCGCTGCGCTTCGTGCTGTCGGCGTTGCCGTGGGTCTTCCTGCTCAAGCGCCCGGCCGTGCCGTGGACCCGCATGGCGGCCCTGGGCACGCTGTTGAGCGTCGGCCAGTTCGGGCTGCTGTACTGGGCCATGCGACACGACATCTCGCCCGGACTGGCGTCGCTGGTGGTGCAGGCGCAGGTCTTCTTCACCATTCTGCTGTCCATGGCGATCAGCGGCGAGCGGCTGCGGCCCCTGCAGGTGCTGGCGCTGGGGCTCGCCGTGGCAGGCTACGTCGTGGTGGCTTGGCACAGCATCATCGATCCGGCCGCCGCGGTCACGCTGGCGGGGCTGGCCATGGTGCTGTCGGCGGCTTTCTGCTGGGGATGCGCCAATACGCTGGTGCGGACGGCGGGGAAGGTCAACATGCTGGCGCTTACCACCTGGAGTTGCCTGTACGGTTGCGTGCCGGTGCTGGTCCTGAGCCTGTTGGTGGACGGCCCGCAGGAGATCGCGCATGCGCTGGCGAACGCGACCTGGCATGGCTGGCTCGCGGTGCTGTGGCAGGCGCTGGGCAATACCACCTTCGCCTTCGGCGTATGGAACTGGCTGATGGCGCGCCATCCCGCTTCCACGGTGGCCCCCACGGCCTTGCTGGTCCCGGTGTTCGGCATGCTGTCGTCAGCCTGGCTGGTGGCCGAGCCGCTGCCCGACTGGAAACTGTACGCGGCCGTTCTCGTGCTGGGCGGCCTGGCGTTGAACCTGTACTCCGGGCGCCTCGCCGCGCGGCGCCACGCCTGA
- a CDS encoding YciI-like protein codes for MHFLLFYDVVPDYVVRRAAWRDEHLALARQAVQRGELVLAGALADPADGAVLLFQGDTPAAAQAFAAADPYVREGLVTHWRVRPWMTVVGEGAAHPVP; via the coding sequence ATGCATTTCCTGCTGTTCTACGACGTAGTGCCCGATTACGTGGTGCGGCGCGCCGCCTGGCGCGATGAGCACCTTGCGCTGGCGCGCCAGGCTGTGCAGCGTGGTGAGCTTGTGCTGGCCGGCGCGTTGGCCGATCCGGCCGACGGCGCCGTCCTGCTGTTCCAGGGCGACACGCCCGCCGCCGCCCAGGCGTTCGCCGCCGCCGACCCCTACGTGCGGGAAGGCCTGGTCACCCACTGGCGCGTGCGCCCGTGGATGACCGTGGTGGGCGAGGGCGCGGCGCATCCTGTTCCCTGA
- a CDS encoding antibiotic biosynthesis monooxygenase family protein: MIQEIASIRVRAGHEADFEAGVAKAKPLFLRARGCHGMQLYRSIEEPLQYTLVVDWETVDNHMVDFRQSEDFQEWRKLVGEHFEQPPEVHHEQQVL, encoded by the coding sequence ATGATCCAGGAAATCGCCAGCATCCGCGTCCGTGCCGGACACGAAGCCGACTTCGAAGCCGGCGTGGCCAAGGCCAAGCCGCTGTTCCTGCGCGCCCGCGGCTGTCATGGCATGCAGCTGTACCGCAGCATCGAGGAGCCCCTGCAGTACACGCTGGTGGTGGACTGGGAGACAGTGGACAACCACATGGTCGACTTCCGCCAATCGGAGGATTTCCAGGAATGGCGCAAGCTGGTGGGCGAGCATTTCGAGCAGCCTCCCGAAGTGCACCACGAGCAGCAGGTCCTGTAG
- a CDS encoding gamma-glutamyltransferase family protein: protein MQHPNHPVRGTCGMATAPNALASQSALAVLREGGNAVEAMIAAAATIAAVYPHMNGLGGDGFWLISRPGHAPIGLEACGAAAGAASIESYRALGLSSIPFRGGLAANTVAGTVSGWDAAYGWSRNELRGRMPVARLLEDAIAYARDGIPVSRSLSACIAAKRDELAAVPGFARTFLPDDAVPAVGSRFRQPRLAATLEHLALKGLDDFYQGDLAHGIAQDLQQAGSPLTLADLQAHKAVWKTPLALTHSLGTIYNMPPPTQGLVSLLILGQLDRLLTPDMDPLGAPFVHACVEATKQAFAIRDRDITDPAYMSIDPQQLLQADHLDTLAARVRPGLAGAWAGGKGPGDTVWMGVIDANGVAVSFIQSIYHEFGSGIVLDQSGIQWQNRGCSFSLDPEARNPLTPGRKPFHTLNPALARFSDGRTMVYGNMGGDGQPQSQAAVFSRIARFGMNPQAAIDAPRWLLGRTWGNSSETLKLESRFPQATVDTLRALGHPVEVLHGYDETMGHAGAIVRHADGLFEGGNDPRSDGAAAGW, encoded by the coding sequence ATGCAGCATCCCAATCATCCCGTGCGCGGCACCTGCGGCATGGCAACCGCTCCCAACGCCCTCGCCTCGCAAAGCGCGCTGGCTGTCCTGCGCGAAGGCGGCAACGCCGTCGAGGCCATGATCGCCGCGGCCGCGACCATTGCCGCCGTGTACCCGCACATGAATGGCCTGGGCGGCGACGGCTTCTGGCTGATCAGCCGGCCGGGCCATGCGCCCATCGGCCTGGAAGCCTGTGGCGCCGCGGCGGGCGCGGCCAGTATCGAGTCCTATCGCGCACTGGGCCTGTCCAGCATTCCGTTTCGCGGCGGGCTGGCGGCCAACACCGTGGCGGGCACGGTGTCGGGATGGGACGCCGCCTATGGCTGGTCGCGCAACGAGCTGCGCGGCCGCATGCCGGTGGCGCGTCTGCTGGAAGACGCCATCGCGTATGCGCGCGACGGCATCCCGGTATCGCGCAGCCTGTCGGCCTGCATCGCCGCCAAGCGTGACGAGCTGGCCGCGGTGCCCGGCTTCGCGCGCACCTTTCTTCCGGACGACGCGGTGCCGGCCGTCGGCAGCCGCTTTCGCCAACCGCGACTGGCCGCCACGCTGGAACACCTGGCGCTGAAGGGACTGGATGACTTCTACCAGGGCGACCTGGCCCACGGCATCGCGCAGGATCTGCAGCAGGCCGGCAGCCCGCTCACGCTGGCCGACCTGCAGGCGCACAAGGCCGTATGGAAAACGCCGCTCGCGCTGACGCACTCGCTGGGCACGATCTACAACATGCCGCCGCCCACGCAGGGGCTGGTCTCGCTGTTGATCCTGGGGCAACTGGACCGCCTGCTGACGCCGGACATGGACCCGCTGGGCGCGCCGTTCGTGCATGCCTGCGTCGAGGCCACCAAGCAGGCCTTTGCCATACGCGACCGCGACATCACCGATCCCGCGTACATGAGCATCGATCCGCAGCAGCTGCTGCAAGCCGACCATCTCGATACGCTGGCCGCGCGCGTGCGGCCCGGACTTGCCGGCGCGTGGGCGGGCGGCAAGGGCCCCGGCGATACGGTGTGGATGGGCGTGATCGACGCCAACGGCGTCGCGGTCAGCTTCATCCAGAGCATCTATCATGAGTTCGGCAGCGGCATCGTGCTGGATCAATCCGGCATCCAGTGGCAGAACCGCGGCTGCAGCTTCTCGCTCGATCCCGAGGCGCGCAATCCGCTCACGCCGGGACGCAAGCCGTTCCATACGCTCAACCCCGCGCTGGCGCGCTTTTCCGACGGCCGCACGATGGTGTACGGCAACATGGGCGGGGACGGGCAGCCGCAATCGCAGGCCGCGGTGTTCAGCCGCATCGCGCGCTTCGGCATGAATCCGCAGGCGGCGATCGATGCGCCGCGCTGGCTGCTGGGACGCACCTGGGGCAACAGCAGCGAGACGCTGAAGCTGGAGTCGCGCTTCCCGCAGGCCACCGTGGACACGCTGCGCGCACTGGGCCATCCGGTGGAAGTGCTGCACGGCTACGACGAAACCATGGGCCACGCCGGCGCCATCGTGCGCCATGCGGACGGACTGTTCGAAGGCGGGAACGATCCGCGCAGCGACGGCGCGGCGGCCGGCTGGTAG
- a CDS encoding RcnB family protein yields MYKRLLAAALSCSLLGVSSMAWADDHRGRDRDRHEHRKEHRHEHRGDRHDKHDRKEWRRDDHRDDRWHHARRGPPPRVVVEKHYHAAPRPHHRWSRGEYVPRMYRGGHYVVADYHAYHLAPPPRGHHWINVGADYFLIGVATGVVLQAVLGG; encoded by the coding sequence ATGTACAAACGCTTGCTCGCAGCCGCGCTCAGCTGCTCGCTGCTGGGTGTCAGCTCCATGGCCTGGGCCGATGACCATCGCGGACGGGATCGCGACCGCCATGAACATCGCAAGGAACACCGGCACGAACATCGCGGCGATCGCCATGACAAGCACGACCGCAAGGAGTGGCGCCGCGACGATCATCGCGACGACCGATGGCACCATGCGCGCCGCGGCCCGCCACCTCGCGTCGTGGTCGAGAAGCACTACCACGCGGCGCCGCGACCCCATCACCGCTGGTCGCGGGGCGAATATGTGCCGCGGATGTATCGCGGCGGCCATTACGTGGTGGCCGACTATCACGCCTATCACCTCGCGCCTCCGCCGCGCGGCCATCACTGGATCAATGTCGGAGCGGATTATTTCCTGATCGGCGTGGCCACCGGAGTCGTGCTGCAGGCCGTACTGGGCGGCTGA
- a CDS encoding 3'-5' exonuclease: MLPARPAPVARQASAALRALGAPFAVADLETTGLSCSSCEILEFAAVRVSACGEVEREYTQVVRLRGRLPPFISRLTGITQAEVNRDGIPMQDAFSGFLDFVGDVPVFFHNASFDRRFLLAASEITGMSFANPTHCTLALARKAWPELHSHKLGILAQHLGVSAPTHRALADVRTTVAVALAARTRLATD, from the coding sequence ATGCTGCCCGCGCGACCCGCGCCCGTGGCGCGCCAGGCCAGCGCCGCGCTGCGTGCGCTGGGCGCTCCGTTCGCGGTGGCCGACCTGGAAACCACCGGCCTGTCCTGTTCGTCTTGCGAGATCCTGGAGTTCGCCGCGGTGCGCGTGTCGGCCTGTGGCGAGGTCGAGCGCGAGTACACGCAGGTCGTGCGCCTGCGGGGCCGCCTGCCTCCGTTCATCTCGCGGCTCACGGGAATCACGCAGGCCGAGGTCAATCGCGACGGCATACCGATGCAGGATGCCTTCAGCGGTTTCCTCGACTTCGTGGGCGACGTGCCCGTGTTCTTCCATAACGCTTCGTTCGACCGGCGCTTCCTGCTGGCCGCGTCCGAGATCACCGGCATGTCGTTCGCCAATCCCACGCATTGCACCTTGGCGCTGGCGCGCAAGGCCTGGCCCGAACTGCACTCGCACAAGCTGGGCATCCTGGCGCAGCACCTGGGCGTCAGCGCGCCCACCCACCGCGCGTTGGCCGACGTGCGCACCACCGTGGCCGTCGCCCTGGCGGCGCGTACACGTCTGGCCACCGATTGA
- a CDS encoding glutathione S-transferase, producing MTYDFWYWDGIPGRGEFVRLALEAAGIDYRERAREPGATAKTVVQDMKSDRAQPPFAPPYLQAGNITLGQTANILLYLGEKHGLAPDTVAGRYWVNQLQLTIADLVAETHDVHHPIAASEYYEDQRDEAVRRAANFREERIPKFLGYFERVLNGSDGPWLAGGQRWSYADLSLFLVVDGLLHAFPRRMSTVAARCPKVMALHERVAALAELQDYFASDRRLPYGDGIFRHYPELDAE from the coding sequence ATGACCTACGACTTCTGGTATTGGGACGGCATCCCCGGACGCGGCGAATTCGTCCGCCTGGCGCTGGAAGCGGCCGGCATCGACTATCGCGAACGTGCCCGCGAACCGGGCGCCACGGCCAAGACGGTGGTCCAAGACATGAAGTCGGATCGCGCGCAACCGCCGTTCGCCCCGCCGTATCTGCAGGCTGGCAACATCACGCTTGGCCAGACCGCAAATATTCTGCTGTACCTGGGCGAGAAGCACGGCCTTGCGCCGGATACGGTCGCCGGCCGTTATTGGGTGAACCAGTTGCAGCTGACCATCGCCGACCTGGTGGCCGAAACGCACGACGTGCATCACCCGATCGCCGCCAGCGAGTACTACGAAGATCAGCGCGACGAGGCCGTGCGGCGCGCCGCGAATTTCCGTGAAGAGCGCATACCGAAGTTCCTGGGCTATTTCGAGCGCGTGCTGAACGGCTCCGATGGACCATGGCTGGCGGGCGGCCAGCGTTGGAGCTACGCCGACCTGTCGCTGTTCCTGGTGGTGGACGGCCTGCTGCACGCGTTTCCGCGGCGCATGTCCACGGTTGCCGCGCGCTGCCCCAAGGTGATGGCGCTGCACGAACGCGTGGCCGCCTTGGCCGAGCTGCAGGATTACTTCGCCAGCGACCGTAGGCTGCCCTACGGCGACGGCATATTCCGCCATTATCCCGAGCTGGACGCGGAATAG